From the Rhodoferax mekongensis genome, one window contains:
- a CDS encoding ExbD/TolR family protein, with protein MNFRRRHQEEPEINLIPFIDVLLVVLIFLMLSTTYSKFTELQLKLPVADADAQRDYPKELIVAVSADGAYSINRQLLAGRSLDSLSAALTENAKAGKDTVIIISADASARHQAVVTVMEAARRAGLNQITFATQSSGNAGK; from the coding sequence ATGAACTTTCGCCGCAGACATCAAGAGGAACCCGAGATCAATCTCATCCCGTTCATTGACGTGCTGCTCGTGGTGCTCATTTTTTTGATGCTCTCCACCACATACAGCAAATTCACAGAACTGCAGCTCAAGCTACCCGTGGCTGATGCGGATGCCCAGCGCGATTACCCCAAAGAGCTGATCGTGGCGGTCAGCGCTGACGGTGCTTACAGCATCAACCGCCAGTTGCTGGCCGGTCGCAGTCTGGACAGCCTGTCTGCCGCGCTCACTGAAAACGCAAAGGCAGGCAAAGACACCGTGATCATCATCAGCGCCGACGCCAGCGCACGGCATCAAGCCGTGGTGACGGTGATGGAGGCGGCACGCCGCGCGGGCTTGAACCAAATCACTTTCGCAACCCAGTCTTCCGGCAACGCCGGCAAATAG
- the adk gene encoding adenylate kinase, with translation MRLILLGAPGAGKGTQATFICQKYGIPQISTGDMLRAAVKAGTPLGLQAQAVMASGGLVSDELIINLVKERLTQPDCAKGFLFDGFPRTIPQADAMKAAGVALDYVVEIDVPFEAIIERMSGRRSHPASGRTYHVKFNPPKVEGVDDVTGEPLIQRDDDKEETVKKRLDVYSAQTRPLVEYYSAWAKNEPAAAPRYRAISGVGDVGDITSRVLEALSK, from the coding sequence ATGAGACTGATTCTGTTGGGCGCACCAGGCGCTGGCAAAGGTACGCAAGCAACTTTCATCTGCCAAAAGTACGGGATTCCCCAAATCTCTACCGGCGACATGCTGCGTGCCGCCGTGAAAGCCGGCACGCCCTTGGGCCTGCAAGCCCAAGCCGTCATGGCCTCTGGCGGGCTGGTCAGTGATGAACTCATCATCAACCTGGTGAAAGAGCGTCTGACCCAACCCGATTGCGCCAAAGGCTTCCTGTTTGACGGATTCCCCCGCACCATTCCCCAAGCCGACGCGATGAAGGCAGCCGGTGTTGCCTTGGACTACGTGGTGGAAATCGATGTGCCATTCGAGGCCATCATCGAGCGCATGAGCGGCCGCCGCTCCCACCCGGCTTCGGGTCGTACTTACCACGTCAAATTCAATCCGCCCAAGGTGGAAGGCGTGGACGACGTGACCGGAGAGCCCCTGATCCAGCGCGATGACGACAAGGAAGAAACTGTCAAAAAGCGCCTGGATGTCTACAGCGCGCAGACCCGACCTTTGGTGGAGTACTACTCGGCTTGGGCCAAAAACGAGCCTGCGGCTGCGCCTCGCTACCGTGCCATCAGCGGTGTGGGCGATGTAGGCGATATCACCTCACGCGTTCTGGAAGCGTTGTCCAAATAG
- the xseA gene encoding exodeoxyribonuclease VII large subunit: MMEDANPLRRVWRVEALCRALADTLNARFNPVRVTGEISGFSRAASGHCYFSLKDQDAQIRCAMFKRAATNLDFAPRDGELVEVSGRLDIYGPRGDLQLIVESMRRQGQGTLFEEFVRLKARLEAQGLFDPARKRPLPAMPRSIGLVTSLGAAALHDVATALRRRVPHIPVFLAPAAVQGDAAPGELVRSLQALMSRAVDIDGLGTPLDVILLVRGGGSMEDLWAFNDEQLALTISGSPVPVVSGVGHETDFTIADFVADARAPTPTAAAELVATPGAVCVAAANMLMDRLASATHRVLDTQSQRLDRVAARAGRPSGLVAAHAMRLQSLGHGLRSASFAKVRAESARGQALGLKLPSVRQAWSRDQSERLQRAELRLGLLDPSLVLKRGYAWLTDKQGVAVTEVKKLEPGQQVHATLSDGTVDLSVQATRLN; the protein is encoded by the coding sequence ATGATGGAAGACGCCAACCCATTGCGCCGTGTTTGGCGGGTGGAAGCACTTTGCAGGGCACTGGCAGACACGCTGAATGCCCGGTTCAACCCCGTGCGCGTGACCGGTGAGATATCCGGCTTTTCGCGCGCGGCCAGCGGACATTGCTATTTCTCCTTGAAAGACCAGGACGCGCAGATCCGCTGCGCCATGTTCAAGCGTGCTGCCACAAACCTTGACTTTGCGCCTCGGGATGGAGAGTTGGTCGAGGTTTCCGGACGTTTGGATATCTACGGCCCGCGCGGCGACCTTCAGTTGATCGTGGAGAGCATGCGTCGCCAAGGGCAAGGAACCTTGTTTGAGGAATTTGTGCGCCTCAAGGCTCGCTTGGAGGCCCAGGGGCTGTTCGACCCGGCCCGCAAACGTCCCTTGCCAGCCATGCCGCGCAGTATTGGTTTGGTGACGTCTTTGGGTGCGGCCGCATTGCATGATGTGGCAACCGCTTTACGTAGGCGGGTGCCGCACATCCCCGTGTTTCTTGCTCCAGCTGCGGTGCAAGGGGACGCGGCACCTGGTGAGTTGGTGCGGTCCCTGCAGGCCTTGATGTCGCGCGCGGTCGATATTGACGGCCTGGGCACACCGCTGGATGTCATTCTTTTAGTGAGAGGTGGCGGCTCCATGGAGGACCTGTGGGCCTTCAATGACGAACAACTGGCATTGACGATCAGTGGAAGCCCGGTGCCCGTCGTCAGCGGGGTGGGGCATGAGACTGATTTCACCATTGCTGATTTTGTGGCGGATGCGCGCGCGCCCACTCCTACTGCAGCGGCAGAGTTGGTGGCAACCCCTGGCGCGGTGTGCGTAGCGGCTGCGAACATGCTGATGGACCGCTTGGCGAGTGCGACACACCGGGTGTTGGACACGCAATCCCAGCGCTTGGACCGGGTGGCGGCGCGGGCCGGACGCCCTTCCGGGTTGGTGGCAGCCCATGCCATGCGCTTGCAAAGTTTGGGGCATGGTTTGCGCAGCGCTTCGTTTGCGAAAGTCAGGGCAGAGTCTGCGCGAGGTCAAGCCCTGGGCTTGAAGTTGCCGAGCGTTCGGCAGGCATGGTCGCGGGACCAATCGGAGCGTTTGCAGCGAGCCGAACTGCGGCTCGGCCTCTTGGATCCCTCTCTGGTTTTGAAGCGCGGCTACGCTTGGTTGACCGATAAACAAGGCGTGGCTGTCACAGAGGTCAAAAAATTGGAGCCCGGCCAGCAGGTGCATGCAACCCTCTCCGACGGTACGGTTGATCTGTCGGTTCAAGCAACCCGTCTCAATTAG
- a CDS encoding MotA/TolQ/ExbB proton channel family protein produces MFSIIQAAGWPIWPLIACSILSLAIIIERFISLKTAKVAPPRLLDEVLSVTKTSVPGPDVVSQLEKNSALGEVLASGLRAVNSDPHCSEDDLRATMEGAGRLVAQRLENYLTALGTIASAAPLLGLFGTVVGMIEIFGSQAPGSTGGGNPAQLAHGISIALYNTAFGLVVAIPSLIFWRYFRGRVDAYLLTLELSSEHLVRHLKSLRK; encoded by the coding sequence TTGTTTTCCATCATTCAAGCTGCCGGCTGGCCGATATGGCCCCTGATTGCATGCTCCATCCTCTCTCTGGCCATCATCATCGAGCGCTTTATCAGCCTCAAAACGGCCAAAGTGGCGCCTCCCCGCTTATTGGATGAAGTACTGAGCGTGACCAAAACATCGGTACCGGGCCCGGATGTGGTGAGTCAACTGGAGAAGAATTCCGCCTTGGGCGAAGTGCTCGCCTCTGGGCTGCGTGCCGTCAATAGCGACCCACATTGCTCAGAGGACGATCTTCGCGCCACCATGGAAGGCGCAGGCCGCCTGGTTGCGCAGCGACTCGAAAACTACCTGACTGCGTTGGGAACAATCGCGTCCGCAGCGCCGTTGCTGGGCCTGTTCGGCACGGTGGTGGGCATGATAGAAATCTTTGGCTCGCAAGCACCTGGCAGCACAGGCGGCGGCAACCCTGCGCAACTGGCACATGGCATCTCGATTGCCCTCTACAACACCGCTTTCGGCCTGGTGGTCGCCATTCCTTCCCTGATTTTCTGGCGCTACTTCCGCGGGCGGGTGGACGCCTACCTGCTCACTCTGGAGTTGAGCTCAGAGCATCTGGTCCGACACCTGAAGTCGCTGCGCAAGTAA
- the lpxK gene encoding tetraacyldisaccharide 4'-kinase, with translation MAAALQAAITRAWQGRGVLSTALLPISWIYGALTAVHRWTYATGLKRSEKLQVPVIVVGNVIAGGAGKTPTVLGVVAHLQNLGLKPAMISRGYGGSHQSPTVVADGSTAHDVGDEPLLLWRSSGVPVVVGRDRVAAGKLLLQTHPDITHIVCDDGLQHYRLYRDLEICVFDSRGLGNGRLLPAGMLRQPWPRTPVTAVGQSTQGLMVLKTGQSDLDGHLATRALSETAVNGHGQATPLDALRQSGAPLHAVAGIAQPDNFFNMLRARGCVLHTTEALPDHYDFDSYSRTFDGREVLICTEKDATKLWRHRPDAWAVPLLQTLPPSFLAALNQALLPQHTPPVSSPHGHTTH, from the coding sequence ATGGCAGCAGCGCTGCAAGCAGCCATCACCCGGGCCTGGCAAGGCCGCGGCGTACTGAGTACTGCCTTGCTGCCCATTTCATGGATCTACGGAGCGCTGACGGCGGTGCATCGCTGGACCTACGCCACCGGTCTGAAACGCAGTGAAAAGCTGCAGGTTCCCGTTATCGTGGTAGGCAATGTGATCGCGGGCGGAGCCGGCAAAACCCCCACGGTGCTGGGCGTAGTTGCCCACCTTCAAAACCTGGGGTTGAAGCCCGCCATGATTTCTCGAGGCTATGGCGGCAGTCACCAGTCACCCACCGTGGTCGCAGACGGCAGTACAGCGCACGATGTGGGCGATGAGCCCTTGCTGTTGTGGCGATCGTCCGGTGTTCCTGTGGTGGTGGGGCGAGACCGCGTCGCAGCTGGCAAGCTGCTCCTGCAGACCCATCCGGACATTACCCACATCGTGTGTGACGACGGCTTGCAGCACTACCGGCTCTATCGTGACTTGGAAATTTGCGTATTTGATTCCCGCGGCTTGGGCAATGGACGTTTGCTTCCCGCAGGCATGTTGCGGCAACCATGGCCCCGCACACCGGTGACCGCAGTCGGGCAATCCACCCAAGGACTGATGGTGTTGAAAACCGGTCAGTCCGACCTGGACGGGCACTTGGCAACGCGTGCACTGTCAGAAACCGCCGTCAATGGACACGGACAAGCCACGCCGCTCGATGCGCTCCGGCAATCCGGGGCGCCTCTTCACGCCGTAGCAGGGATTGCGCAGCCCGACAATTTTTTCAACATGCTGCGAGCAAGAGGATGCGTTCTGCACACGACAGAAGCACTACCAGATCACTATGATTTTGATAGCTACTCGCGCACATTTGACGGGCGAGAAGTGCTTATTTGCACAGAGAAGGACGCGACCAAACTGTGGCGACACCGTCCGGACGCATGGGCCGTACCTTTGTTACAAACCTTGCCCCCGTCGTTTCTGGCGGCACTGAACCAAGCGCTCCTGCCCCAGCACACTCCACCGGTATCATCCCCCCATGGACACACGACTCATTGA
- the kdsB gene encoding 3-deoxy-manno-octulosonate cytidylyltransferase, which yields MTYTVLIPARLASTRLPNKPLVDIAGLPMVVRVAQRVKAGLDASIRVVVAADDASIVAACESHQIECLLTRVDHPSGSDRLAEACSLLGLSDDAVVVNVQGDEPLIDTGLVSAVADLLQAHPHATMGTAAHAIHDVADFKNPNVVKVVTDASGLALYFSRAPIAWWRDRFANGIDTLPDPAPLRHVGIYSYRVGFLKTFPTLPQAPIEVVEALEQLRAMWHGHRIAVHVSPTAPGPGVDTPEDLERVRRLIQDKGSMAV from the coding sequence ATGACCTACACGGTCCTCATCCCCGCCCGCTTGGCGTCTACACGGCTGCCCAACAAGCCTCTGGTGGACATCGCCGGCCTGCCTATGGTGGTGCGCGTGGCTCAGCGCGTCAAAGCGGGACTCGATGCATCCATCCGTGTGGTGGTGGCCGCCGACGACGCCAGCATTGTTGCGGCCTGTGAATCCCACCAGATTGAATGCCTGCTGACGCGGGTGGATCATCCCTCCGGTAGTGACCGCTTGGCAGAAGCCTGCAGCTTGCTGGGGCTCTCAGATGACGCTGTCGTCGTCAATGTGCAGGGGGATGAGCCCTTGATCGACACCGGCTTGGTCTCCGCAGTGGCCGACCTTCTCCAGGCCCACCCGCATGCCACCATGGGCACCGCCGCGCATGCCATCCACGACGTTGCCGACTTCAAGAATCCCAATGTAGTGAAGGTGGTCACCGACGCCAGCGGCTTGGCCCTGTATTTCAGCCGCGCGCCTATCGCTTGGTGGCGTGATCGTTTTGCCAATGGCATTGACACTTTGCCCGATCCGGCTCCGCTGCGCCATGTGGGGATCTACTCCTACCGCGTGGGCTTTTTGAAGACATTTCCCACCCTTCCCCAGGCCCCCATCGAAGTGGTGGAGGCGCTGGAGCAGCTGCGTGCCATGTGGCACGGCCACCGCATTGCGGTGCACGTCAGTCCTACGGCACCCGGCCCCGGTGTGGACACCCCGGAAGACCTGGAGCGGGTACGCCGCCTGATCCAAGACAAAGGCTCCATGGCTGTGTAG
- a CDS encoding Trm112 family protein — protein MDTRLIELLVCPVTKGPLEFDREKQELISRSARLAYPVRDGIPVLLENEARVLTDAELDA, from the coding sequence ATGGACACACGACTCATTGAATTGCTGGTTTGCCCCGTCACCAAAGGGCCTTTGGAATTTGACCGCGAGAAGCAAGAACTGATTTCGCGAAGCGCCCGCTTGGCCTACCCGGTACGGGATGGCATTCCCGTACTACTGGAAAACGAAGCGCGGGTGCTGACTGACGCGGAACTGGACGCCTGA